Genomic window (Vanessa tameamea isolate UH-Manoa-2023 chromosome 3, ilVanTame1 primary haplotype, whole genome shotgun sequence):
CGCCGACGTTGCGCTGCCGCTGCTGCAACATCTTGCACCACTCAGTTAGTACTTTAGccgcatttataaaaaaaaatctcgatattatgattaagttttaaaaaataagtaatatttaactaaaaactcTCAAAGTAAcaattttgttgttaatttaaaagcaGTGATAATAATGACTCATTATAAACAATCATACACAAATTAAGACTTAACTCTTATTGAATATTCCAGTGCTAGTTCACCTAAACCAACGCTGGGAATATGTAACGTCGCTATATGAATCCGGAAAGCTTGAGGAAGAAGGCGGCAGCGAATCTCAAGAGGTCCTTGAAGACATGCTTGTGAGACATTTGACGAGAGAACATTTAGAACTACTCAAGGTtactctttattaatttttgttgagaatctatattaatatttcatgttatatttaccaaataataataaaaattgatacaaAATTCAATAATGTGTGTATCATATTTGTAGGTGTCTCTTGTGGAAGGTGGTATGAGCGCGGAACCCTCGACAGACATGGATGACGAAACTCCTCCGACGAACCCGGGTCGCGCGCCCGAGCAAGTCTCGGAACTCGGCGCCATCATACTCGCTGACCCGATCGCAGGTCCGGCCGTGTTGCACACCGTGAGTCTTATCATATTTACGGTCTAAAGTACATTATAACGCTTCCAACCCACAATCCCAAAATttgttttggatttttttatcactaatttgtaatatatttattcccaATTCAACACTAAGTCACTgcttttcgttttatatttttttataataaataaaatgtgttctacttttttaaatatgtattaagtaaaaaattatagactacatatttatattaaaaataactacagaTTCTTCGTGCTCTAACATGGAATGACTCCACCTCGTCGCTACGCGCATGCGCCCTGGCGTTGCCGGCACTGCGCGCGGCGCTGGGCGCCACGGGTGGCGCGGCGCTCGGCAGCAACGAGGCGTCGGGCGCGCTGGCCGCCGTGCTGCACGCGTTGCGTCTGCACGGCCAGCACGACGCCAACCAGGCCGCGCTGCTGGCGCTCGCAGTACAGGTGAGCCAGCCGTTGTGGGCACTTTCCTCTATCATAATTGTAATCGTACTCCAATGACCAGGACCGGATTTAACGATCTTGAGCCCTTGGTGGAGTTGAGGAGTGAAGTTGAGGAGTGGAGGAGTGGAGGCCccgaattattttacaaattaaatcaatgttttcatttttgtcAGTTACTCTATGTAGCATTAACTTATAAAACAGCAATtagtactattattataatttgactatattcAAATATCTATATTACATTCAAATGTTAACTCATCGAATTTATGTGAATCTATCTTGTGAAGGCCCCAGGGCAGTTGTCCTGGTTGCACTCTCATAAATCCTTCCCTAGCAGTGATTACTCGATCCATGACATATGAATATTATGCTGCTTTTATCCAGACGTACGAGGCTCTGCGGCCGCGGTTCCCGGGCGTAATAGGCGTGCTGCGCGCCATCCCCGACGTGGACGCGCATGACCTGCAGCGTCTGGACGACAAGCTGACCGCGCAACCCAACAAGCCCGCCAAAATAGACAAGAGCAAACGAGACCTCTTCAAGAAAATCACCTCACGGGTTAGTGTCCTCTTCATTACAAATATTGCTTCGTGATCATGAAGTCtaagcaaataattaataattttgtacaccattcaaataatttaaataaataattaaccttCTATgactacattataaattaatttattttaatcaattatatatatatgatttgacGATTTGCTACATAGACATATTAATCATGAAGCTTATTATCTTTACTTATGTGAAATTTTGTCATAATACTTaaattcatcaataaataataattgtggtaatgtttgttttgttaagtAAATATGCCACTCTACGATActctactattaaataatatcattttattattcattacttTGTTTCAGTTGATCGGACGAAACGTAGGACAGCTATTCAAGAAAGAAGTTTTTATACTAGATTTACCCACTATGCACATACCGAAAGAAAAACCTCGAAGTGCAGTCGAAGCTACTGAAGGCGCCGGACTAGAAAATCTATTCAATGCGAATGCGCCAACTTAGCGAAGATATGCTCTTAACGTAATACTagttttaaattcttaatttataagtGGAACCACGCGAacgtaacgattttttttgtatcggaGAGATATGcgcaatttataatgaaatggtTACGTGTGtttgaataataatgtattatttgtttttacatatattttttacaaataaaaagtaaatattgtgtTATAGCTAGCTTTTTAACTTTAGTCGTTCACGGTCGCGTGGAATCCTTGCATCAAACAATGCGCTAGCCATATCCTACTCGCAATGTAAAACATTCTTCTgtgaataatattcatttatatgttaataaattatattatgaaaattcaatCATTTTTACTTTCTTCTTTAACatcttaaatgtataaaattttcaaaataaatgcaataaccAAACTTTGACTGACTTGATAAGAGGGCTATGGTTATGAAAAATAagtcatgtaaataaatacttatttattagattattactcgtaagtataaattaattgaacacCGACGTCGATGTTAGATCCGTTATCCACGATTTCTACTTTGTTAGAGTTGACGTCAACATTGAAAATTGAGCCATTCTCCAACAGTAAGCATTTAGTCAAGTAGTCACCGACAACTGGTATTTTCCGAGGTCCGAGAACTGGATCCTTGTAACGCCATAGTTTTAGCGAACTTAcatctgaaaaataatttaatattgatcaaaaatatattcagtcgATTACAAATGAATGAAACATTTCTTTAATTCAGCAATATCGACTCATAGAAGTTGTTGTTTCTCGTCGAATACTCACCCTTAATAGCCTTGACTTCCTTAGCGACCTTGGCCTTGAGCTTAGTCACACTGTCGCCGTCGGCGAGGCCGAGCGAGAGCGTGAAGAGGCCGGAGCGCGGGCTGGGGTTGGCGAGCTCGAGCGCCACGCGCTGCTCGGCCAGGAAGCTGACGTGCGGCTGGCCCGGCGCACAGTCCTCGCGAGTTTTCTCGGGAGCGTCTGGGCTatccgtatattttatttcgatggACTCCAgctgaaaaaattaaagttatgatTTAATAAGTGTAATCTGTTATGTAGTATTTACGATATTAGAGATAGATTTTAAGATgtgtcaaattatataaaaatttaagaatCTGCTTATGCACACTGCTCGGCAATGACAGACTCCTATAGGTTACGAGGTCATGACAACATGACCTGCGTTGCGTTGTGGTCGATTTCACACGTCATTATCATTTCACAACAGAATTTCATCTGACATATAATATCCAGACGATGTTATCTTGCACCGCTGAGTACGAGGTGACTTAAAGTGAAGAGGAAATTATAAGCATCGTGAGGCCTGACGTCGAGCGCCTGCAGCAGGTAGGGCAGGTTGTGCCGCAGCACGGCGCTCTCGTCGAAGGGCAGCGCGTCGGGCAGCGCCGCCGACCGCTGCGTCTCCCGCGCCGCCTGCACGAACGGCATCACGCGCTTCATGTACTTCTTCAGCTCCGGGATCTGAGACAGCTTCGTGGATATCGTCTTGTTGTCCGGTAGACCGTCCGGCTGGAATTAATTGGGTATGTTATTCTTTGTATCGTCATTAATTAATTCCTTTATTTTGTTGGTAATCGTGGCGCGATCTTGACGATGGTGCCCGGTTCGGTGCCCGAAgtgctacataaaaaaaatatgagaaataGCTATTTTTAGTCCTGGCAAAATCTTGTCTATTTAAAAGTAGTAGAGTTCGTCTATGTAAGTTTAAAACTTTCGTTTAACTTACCCCATTAAGTTCATCGAGGGTGGTCAATATAATGTGTTGCCACTTTGGGTACGCTTTGGCTACCCAAATAATGGCTTTGTTAGGTTTCGGCTCCGGCTTCGCAACCTCTCCTTTCTTAGGTTTTTTCGCAGCACAGTGATTCTTGAGATAGACGCGGAAGGAGTGGGCCGCTTCCATTAAGTAGTTGCTGGCCTTTACCGACACTTCATCCACTTCACCCGCTACAGGCCACTGCTCGTGAAGGATGCTTTCtttctgtaattttataaaatattaaatactagctgaacctgcagctttacccgcacaaaatttataaaactacccATAGCACACAAGCAGTTACCCCAAATTTTAACCCCTCGAGGggtaaataaaatgaagtgGCCAATAGGACACTGCTACTTACTCAGGACTCAagctatctccataccaaatttcatctaaatcagttcagcggtttaagtgtGAAGAAGTAACAGAGTatctttcgcatttaaaatattagttcatTTTGACTGTACTTATGTTACAATTTGTtcagttacaatatttaaacgatttttttcataacttaCGTTGCCGAGCAGTTCCCAGACGTACTCAGCGACATGAGGACATATGGGCGACATCAACTTGGCCTGCGTGGCGACGTATCGCTGGACCAGCTCCACGTGCATTCCGCTCTCGGAACACAGTTCTCGGTACTTGTCTCTAGCGGCTTGCAGCTCAAAGAAACCGGTCTTGAGGGCCTCTTTGAATAGCATTTTATTGTAGTTGTCATCAGTTTGGTTAATTTTCGTGTTTATCTCACTCATGAATACTTTGTCATGGAAATTGTAATCACCTAAAAATCACAGTTAATGTATAATCgacgattcttttaaatatttacatgattCGTCAAAATACCAACCGGTCCTCAAGCTCGACTTGGTGACGATGGTTTCCTTCACCCACTCGATGAACGTGTAGAGTCGGAGAATGGCCGCGTCGGCTGTGCTTTCGACAAAATtggcatcttctaccgaatcgCCTGCGTCAGCAAGAGTGAGCCGCATGCCGTCCGCGCTGAACTTATCTACACTCTCAATGAGTGTTAGGAAGTTTCCATCTGATTTGGACATTTTTGCCGAATTCAACATTAAGTGACCATTAGCGCGAATCCCTTTCGGCCATTTGTCTTCCTCGTTTTGCCAGATCGCGCAATGGTTGTAAATGTAAAACGTCAAATGGTTTTGGATCAAATCTTTTCCTGATACTCTGAGGTCAACAGGgtacctaaaatatataattggatgttaaaaaaaaatgtattttgaattatatttaaacattaaaacatacaaaagctTATATACCAGAAGTGGAATGATTTTTTCATCTTGTCTAGTGCCTGTTTgggtattttagtattttttggtACAGGAGCATCTTTAAAGAAAACATAGTCCCAAACATCAATGGTCATATCAttgggttttatttttaattcattttcagCATTGGCCCTAAATGTATTGCCCTGCAGGAAGTGGGAAATAGTATAGTAAGCATTATAAATTGTTGAGTCAGAGAGAGATTCAATGAGCCACTGTTGATCCCAAGGTAATTTTgtacctgaaataaaaaaaaaattgtttgaatgACTCATAAACTAACTAAGGTAACTTTAGGCCATTAAAGCTTTGCTTTAACTTACCTAGACCATATGTTCTGGAGCAGGCATATTCATGTAACCATTTCAGAGTAGCTTGAAAATTTTTTCTGACCTCATCATGGTAGGTGTTCATTAGCGACAGAGCTTTTTCTGCTTGAGCCTTCCATTCCTCATTACCATAATCAAGATACCACTGATTACAAAGGGCCACAACACATTCATCTCCTGATCTTGATATAATCGTCTTTTCTGGTTCGTAATAAATAGCAGCACCCTTTTGTTCAATCAATTTCGTTTGCACTTTTTTCTTAACATCTTGAATCTTTGAACCTTTAAACTCACCAACCAACAGAACACCATCATAGAAACCTTTCAGGTACACCATTTCTTTGGCTTGTAATAATTTGTCCTTATCATtctgactttgtatttttaatttatcataaacataaattgcAGAGAGATTTCCAAACTCTGGAATTTCGAGTATTGGTATAGGTTTGTATGGAAGGACCATTTCATCAGTAATACCATACTTCTCTCTAAAAGCTGGTTTCTTTTGCAGGTCGACAAAAGCTGCATAGTCGTCCGGAGAATCGGAGATAACACTTGTTACTATGCCAGTACCTTTATCTTCTTTAACTGTCAACATTGGTAGTGAGTATATCTTTTCATAGCATGTGGCTGGGGATTTAAGAGCGATACCTAAAAGATCCTGACCAACAAATTCTTTGAGTATTTTAAACTCTCCATCTTTTTCAGTAAAACCTTGATAGCTCATGTTTCTTGCTGCTCTTTTGGTGCAAATGAAAATACCATCATTGACAGTTTCAAAAGCAATGTATTTGATGTCAGGATGAACCCAACAGTTGGTTTGACCATACATAGTCTCTGGTCTCAAAGTTGCTGCTACAAAGCTTATATCTTTTCCTTCTAATGATCTGAAATttcaatagttataatatatttcaccaATTTTTCAAAACAACCCTAACATTAGTTTTATCAtgataaacacaatataattataaatacttacttaaaaaTGTTTGGTAGAGGTTTTAATACCTCCATATTGATGAGGGTATATTCCTGCGGGCCTGCACCTTCTCCAGTGCTTCGATCATGGTCCATGCACGGTTGTTTGTCCAATGGCGAAAAAATTGTGTAACGTTTACCATACATAATTTTGTTACGTTCTTTAAGATGATGAAACTGCCATCTCACAAACGAATCATAAAATGGATTTGCATCCGTTGTGATAAATTTCCTACGCCAGTCAACCTTAAACAAGGGAAGAGAgattttattgatacaaatttataaaatgacatattgtttgaaatatatatctgCAGATATGAATATGAAGATGGAACCGtttctaaatttttaattattttcaaaataaaaaatattttgtcatacatatgtatattaaataaatataaataaataaatataaatattggacaacatcacatacattactctgaccccaatgtaagtagctaaagaact
Coding sequences:
- the Leurs gene encoding leucine--tRNA ligase, cytoplasmic translates to MTNLDRKGTFKVEYLQEIEKKVQERWDREKIFEMEAPDDGKHYEKFMCTFPYPYMNGRLHLGHTFSLSKCEFASRYYRLKGRKVLFPFGFHCTGMPIKACADKLKREMSLYGCPPVFPEDEELEVKEQADIIPKDKSKGKKSKAVAKTGGAKFQWQIMQSIGVPEEEIKKFADESHWLEYFPPLAVADLKRMGIHVDWRRKFITTDANPFYDSFVRWQFHHLKERNKIMYGKRYTIFSPLDKQPCMDHDRSTGEGAGPQEYTLINMEVLKPLPNIFKSLEGKDISFVAATLRPETMYGQTNCWVHPDIKYIAFETVNDGIFICTKRAARNMSYQGFTEKDGEFKILKEFVGQDLLGIALKSPATCYEKIYSLPMLTVKEDKGTGIVTSVISDSPDDYAAFVDLQKKPAFREKYGITDEMVLPYKPIPILEIPEFGNLSAIYVYDKLKIQSQNDKDKLLQAKEMVYLKGFYDGVLLVGEFKGSKIQDVKKKVQTKLIEQKGAAIYYEPEKTIISRSGDECVVALCNQWYLDYGNEEWKAQAEKALSLMNTYHDEVRKNFQATLKWLHEYACSRTYGLGTKLPWDQQWLIESLSDSTIYNAYYTISHFLQGNTFRANAENELKIKPNDMTIDVWDYVFFKDAPVPKNTKIPKQALDKMKKSFHFWYPVDLRVSGKDLIQNHLTFYIYNHCAIWQNEEDKWPKGIRANGHLMLNSAKMSKSDGNFLTLIESVDKFSADGMRLTLADAGDSVEDANFVESTADAAILRLYTFIEWVKETIVTKSSLRTGDYNFHDKVFMSEINTKINQTDDNYNKMLFKEALKTGFFELQAARDKYRELCSESGMHVELVQRYVATQAKLMSPICPHVAEYVWELLGNKESILHEQWPVAGEVDEVSVKASNYLMEAAHSFRVYLKNHCAAKKPKKGEVAKPEPKPNKAIIWVAKAYPKWQHIILTTLDELNGPDGLPDNKTISTKLSQIPELKKYMKRVMPFVQAARETQRSAALPDALPFDESAVLRHNLPYLLQALDLESIEIKYTDSPDAPEKTREDCAPGQPHVSFLAEQRVALELANPSPRSGLFTLSLGLADGDSVTKLKAKVAKEVKAIKDVSSLKLWRYKDPVLGPRKIPVVGDYLTKCLLLENGSIFNVDVNSNKVEIVDNGSNIDVGVQLIYTYE